One window of the Eucalyptus grandis isolate ANBG69807.140 chromosome 8, ASM1654582v1, whole genome shotgun sequence genome contains the following:
- the LOC104428880 gene encoding LOW QUALITY PROTEIN: mucin-1 (The sequence of the model RefSeq protein was modified relative to this genomic sequence to represent the inferred CDS: inserted 1 base in 1 codon) produces the protein MEGSKALLKLALVLASALCVITPFMSVDAQISTPCSASMISTFTPCFNFITGSSANGSSPSSSCCDSFKKLLGTSLECTCLVVTANVPIXLPVNRTLALSLPQACNGGLPLQCKASGSPLPAPGPTLFGPPPAPAASSPHHHEAGSGSPHLAPSPSLSPRASKAVIASPPAPAPESDTTSDATPAYPPVESVGPSSTPGVRPILNPSSSSASTPSHLSLSYLLIFIGVVVLKSY, from the exons ATGGAAGGCTCCAAAGCTTTACTTAAGCTTGCGCTCGTATTAGCTTCCGCGCTCTGCGTGATCACTCCGTTCATGTCGGTGGACGCCCAGATCAGCACGCCCTGCAGCGCGTCCATGATCTCGACCTTCACGCCGTGCTTCAACTTCATCACCGGGAGCAGCGCGAACGGGTCGTCCCCCTCCTCCAGCTGCTGCGACTCCTTCAAGAAGCTCTTGGGGACCAGCCTCGAATGCACCTGCCTCGTCGTCACCGCCAACGTGCCCA CGCTGCCTGTCAACCGGACCCTCGCGCTCTCGCTCCCCCAGGCTTGCAACGGCGGCCTTCCCTTGCAGTGCAAAG CCTCCGGGTCGCCCCTTCCTGCTCCAG GTCCCACACTGTTCGGCCCACCTCCTGCACCTGCAGCTTCTTCACCCCATCATCACGAAGCTGGATCTGGTTCTCCACATTTAGCTCCTTCCCCATCATTAAGCCCCCGAG CTTCCAAAGCAGTAATAGCATCGCCGCCAGCACCCGCGCCGGAATCTGACACCACATCGGACGCAACACCGGCTTATCCGCCTGTGGAATCAGTGGGTCCGTCGAGTACTCCCGGTGTCCGGCCCATTCTGAACCCGTCGTCTTCTTCGGCGTCAACCCCATCTCACCTTTCTTTATCATACCTCCTGATTTTTATAGGTGTTGTTGTATTAAAATCCTATTGA
- the LOC104456974 gene encoding uncharacterized protein LOC104456974, whose product MSIIPLPARHLLPLTTATIDFPSKPSSRSFHSSSPPIAGADLSVFSPGCFNPSHFCAGWPRRKRLSSSQQTWLCGIMRRDQDVNNSDFGEESEMRMLGSEDDAGTQIPTQAQSLVEGSGAVLVSEYKPVPEVDYLQELLAIQQQGPRAIGFFGTRNMGFMHQELIEILSYAMVITVRCCECDTSHFILHLTADILRSRSSTV is encoded by the exons ATGAGCATTATTCCTCTGCCCGCGAGGCACTTGCTGCCCCTCACCACTGCCACCATTGATTTTCCCTCCAAACCCTCCTCCAGATCCTTCCACAGCAGCAGCCCTCCGATTGCCGGAGCTGATTTGAGCGTCTTCTCTCCCGGTTGCTTCAATCCTTCTCATTTTTGTGCCGGATGGCCTCGGAGGAAGAGACTTTCGTCTTCCCAACAGACG TGGCTTTGTGGGATTATGAGAAGGGATCAAGATGTCAACAATTCAGACTTCGGAGAGGAGAGTGAAATGCGGATGCTTGGTTCCGAAGATGATGCAGGCACTCAAATTCCAACTCAAGCTCAATCTCTTGTGGAAGGATCTGGTGCTGTCCTAGTATCAGAATACAAACCAGTTCCCGAAGTTGATTATTTGCAG GAGTTATTGGCCATTCAACAGCAAGGCCCTCGAGCTATTGGCTTCTTTGGGACAAGAAACATGGGATTCATGCATCAGGAACTAATTGAGATTCTCAGCTATGCAATGGTTATAACTGTaagatgctgtgaatgtgataCAAGTCATTTTATATTGCATTTGACTGCTGACATCTTGCGAAGTCGTAGCTCTACTGTTTAA
- the LOC120287804 gene encoding TMV resistance protein N-like has product MVVNLLAWSERDLVTVEKTCEIMLMRVIKESRNTIIIFSEDYASLWRCLEELAKIMECKAQKKLIVFLVFYKVKPREVRRGRVVCVRAMAKHEPMFGEGFGDSEEMEEGSFQCQ; this is encoded by the exons ATGGTTGTTAACTTGTTAGCATGGAGTGAACGGGATTTGGTGACGGTGGAGAAAACTTGTGAGATT ATGCTTATGAGGGTGATCAAGGAATCGCGCAACACCATCATCATTTTCTCGGAGGACTATGCTTCCTTGTGGAGGTGTTTGGAAGAGTTGGCGAAGATCATGGAGTGCAAGGCACAGAAGAAGCTGATTGTGTTTCTGGTGTTTTACAAAGTGAAACCAAGAGAAGTGAGAAGGGGAAGAGTGGTGTGTGTGAGAGCTATGGCTAAGCACGAGCCCATGTTTGGGGAAGGATTCGGAGacagtgaagagatggaagaaggcTCTTTTCAATGCCAGTAA
- the LOC104416532 gene encoding disease resistance protein RUN1 translates to MASSEKNYHVFLSFRGTDVRNNFLRDLYAALNQKGIYTFVDSEELRKGEQISPALMSAIEESRVAIIIFSEDYAFSRWCLKELAKIMECKARKELIVLPVFYKVEPREVRRAIKGYGRAMAKHESNSENDLKAVETWKKALFDAGNLSGWVCNDGDEAEVIQSIVRELPIRLERTPLDVAKYPVGIESLVEELKSLSLEELDGDDVLMIGIWGPGGIGKTTIAKAIYNAIQGQFRGVIFLERVRETSNKCDGLVELQRRLLSQTFSPKHVMVHSVSEGISLIKVRLYCKKVLLVLDDVDHPCQLDALAGGGNWFGKGSRIFVTSRDKHLFTTSRCEYCVYEVKPLKDDKALDLFICHAFPNSHKVEIRNDLIDRAVHYAGGLPLALEVLGSFLCGRNEPAWKSELDKLSNKSNENIDRILKISFYGLEKNERDIFLDIACFFKGKSIEYITEVLDGCDFATTIGIEILMERSLIRNEYGTLQMHDLVELMGNGSNRGHSSGLAHTKREKFES, encoded by the exons ATGGCCTCTTCTGAAAAGAATTACCATGTGTTCCTAAGTTTTAGAGGCACGGACGTCCGCAACAACTTCCTCCGTGATCTCTATGCAGCTCTGAATCAGAAAGGGATATACACTTTTGTGGATAGTGAGGAGCTCAGGAAAGGAGAGCAAATATCGCCGGCACTTATGAGCGCGATCGAGGAATCGCGTGTCGCGATCATCATTTTTTCCGAGGACTACGCTTTCTCGCGGTGGTGTTTGAAAGAGTTGGCGAAGATCATGGAGTGCAAGGCACGGAAGGAGCTGATTGTGTTGCCagtgttttacaaagtggaaccaaGAGAAGTGAGACGGGCGATAAAAGGTTATGGGAGAGCTATGGCTAAGCATGAGTCCAATTCCGAGAATGATCTGAAGGCAGTGGAGACATGGAAGAAGGCTCTCTTCGATGCCGGTAACTTGTCTGGTTGGGTTTGCAATGATGG AGATGAAGCAGAGGTCATACAAAGCATCGTAAGGGAATTACCAATTCGTCTAGAGCGTACACCCTTGGATGTTGCTAAGTATCCGGTTGGAATAGAGTCCCTAGTTGAAGAACTAAAATCACTGTCACTGGAAGAGTTGGATGGTGATGATGTTCTCATGATAGGTATATGGGGACCTGGAGGCATAGGGAAGACGACAATCGCTAAAGCGATATATAATGCTATTCAAGGACAGTTTCGGGGAGTTATATTTTTGGAGCGAGTTAGAGAAACTTCAAACAAATGCGATGGTCTAGTTGAGTTGCAAAGAAGACTTCTTTCTCAAACCTTTTCTCCTAAACATGTAATGGTCCATAGTGTCTCTGAAGGAATTAGTTTGATAAAGGTAAGACTTTATTGCAAGAAGGTTCTCCTGgttcttgatgatgttgacCATCCGTGTCAACTGGATGCGTTAGCCGGAGGAGGCAATTGGTTTGGCAAAGGAAGTAGAATCTTTGTAACATCAAGGGATAAACATTTGTTTACTACTTCTCGTTGCGAATATTGTGTGTATGAAGTTAAACCTTTAAAGGACGACAAGGCACTAGACCTTTTTATTTGTCATGCCTTTCCAAACAGCCATAAAGTTGAAATAAGAAATGATCTCATAGATAGAGCAGTGCATTATGCTGGCGGCCTTCCATTAGCCCTCGAAGTGTTGGGCTCATTCTTATGTGGAAGAAACGAACCAGCATGGAAAAGTGAGCTGGATAAACTCTCCAATAAGTCTAATGAAAATATCGATCGAATTCTGAAGATAAGCTTCTATGGATTGGAGAAGAATGAGAGGGATATTTTCCTCGACATTGCTTGTTTCTTCAAGGGAAAAAGTATAGAATACATCACAGAAGTTCTCGACGGCTGTGACTTTGCGACAACtataggaatagaaattctcATGGAGAGATCCTTGATAAGAAATGAGTATGGGACCCTCCAAATGCATGATTTGGTTGAATTGATGG GGAACGGAAGCAATAGAGGCCATAGTAGTGGACTTGCTCacaccaaaagagaaaaatttgaGTCTTGA
- the LOC120287053 gene encoding TMV resistance protein N-like, which yields MSFRGTNVCNNFLHDLYAALNHKGIYIFVDSEELKKGEQISLALMRCLEELAKIMECKAQKELIVLPVFYKMEPREVRQAIKGYGRAMAKHESNSKKDLKAVETWKKALFNANNLSGWVCNDG from the exons ATGAGTTTTAGAGGCACAAATGTCTGCAACAACTTCCTCCATGATCTCTATGCAGCTCTGAATCATAAAGGGATATACATTTTTGTGGATAGCGAGGAGCTCAAGAAAGGAGAGCAAATATCACTAGCGCTTATGAGG TGTTTGGAAGAGTTGGCGAAGATCATGGAGTGCAAGGCACAAAAGGAGCTAATTGTGTTGCCGGTGTTTTATAAAATGGAACCAAGAGAAGTTAGACAGGCGATAAAGGGTTATGGGAGAGCTATGGCTAAGCATGAGTCCAATTCTAAGAAGGATCTGAAGGCAGTGGAGACATGGAAGAAGGCTCTCTTCAATGCCAATAACTTGTCTGGTTGGGTTTGCAATGATGGGTAA
- the LOC104456968 gene encoding CST complex subunit STN1, whose translation MDKSLSLVHVKLLAFDLLSLAQSPPDTPTFSRDGISLSRAEVLGVVVYREHKPGRFLKFAVDDGTGCVPCILWLNHATSPYFARQRPQGVRLIADVANSQASLVKLDAVTRVHGRITSYQGVVQITASSVAVKRDPNVEVLHWLDCLKLARRVYGRPRS comes from the coding sequence ATGGACAAATCACTATCCCTCGTCCACGTCAAGCTCCTAGCCTTCGACCTCCTCTCCCTTGCCCAATCCCCGCCCGACACCCCGACCTTCTCCCGCGACGGCATCTCCCTATCGCGCGCGGAGGTGCTCGGCGTTGTCGTCTACCGCGAGCACAAGCCCGGCCGCTTCCTCAAGTTTGCGGTCGACGATGGCACCGGCTGCGTCCCCTGCATCCTCTGGCTCAACCACGCCACCTCTCCCTACTTCGCCCGCCAACGTCCCCAGGGTGTTCGACTGATTGCCGATGTGGCGAACAGCCAGGCTTCGCTGGTGAAGTTGGACGCGGTCACTCGAGTGCACGGCAGGATCACGAGCTACCAGGGCGTGGTGCAGATCACGGCTTCGAGCGTCGCGGTCAAGAGGGACCCGAACGTGGAGGTCCTGCACTGGCTGGATTGCTTGAAGCTGGCTCGAAGGGTCTACGGTCGCCCACGATCGTGA